The Coregonus clupeaformis isolate EN_2021a chromosome 8, ASM2061545v1, whole genome shotgun sequence genome has a segment encoding these proteins:
- the LOC121572778 gene encoding actin-binding Rho-activating protein, giving the protein MNTVKATSLARVQNLNKPDTDRYKPIMAETQTAQAGQRKPSTNKNIKKLRTICMVSRKNWVSEIEDKQAKEPVGWAPDALRELWDEPPKTPSTMKLGTWEKKVCPSQDPTAGTNIPAAQNNSSAAQQESQGSCPPSQSEGKRKTPLVPLGESRIKTKQVVKTVTSGIQERSVGITYLTERICKEAPLPGEEIDRMLSKRGSPTHLRKCSKVLERTRSWKEEKERNVPSEGEFGDGRTCSVDTEDIGYSEAEERALEAEGGQGNPGQTDSSKPGQTDSSKPGQTDTSKPGQTDSIGSSGEAKQRDNDNVSPKGKVESWVRVKRPSISVGRKELDDANKINALSKKYSAVGDLKSRWQNWSSTHTVNQKLNPFSDDFDYEYSMSLRLRKGEEGYGRPKEGTKTAERARRAEQHIHGEISDMCYVIRTMNDPDPDGKTRVTFRELFDRYVRISDKVVGILLRARKHGKVVFKGEMLWQGQDDDVIITLLV; this is encoded by the exons ATGAACACTGTAAAAGCAACTAGTCTGGCAAGAGTACAAAATCTAAATAAACCTGACACCGACCGATACAAACCAATCATGGCTGAGACTCAGACTGCACAGGCTGGCCAGAGGAAGCCTTCCACCAACAAGAACATCAAGAAGCTGCGCACCATCTGCATGGTGTCCAGAAAGAACTGGGTGTCCGAGATCGAGGACAAGCAGGCCAAGGAGCCTGTCGGCTGGGCTCCTGACGCCCTAAGAGAACTTTGGGATGAACCACCAAAGACACCAAGCACCATGAAATTAGGAACCTGGGAGAAGAAGGTTTGTCCCAGTCAGGATCCTACCGCTGGCACCAACATACCTGCTGCTCAGAACAACTCTTCAGCTGCCCAGCAGGAGTCGCAAGGCAGTTGTCCTCCTTCCCAATCGGAGGGTAAAAGGAAGACCCCGCTAGTGCCTCTAGGGGAGTCCCGGATCAAGACCAAGCAGGTGGTGAAGACTGTGACCAGCGGCATTCAGGAGAGGAGTGTGGGCATTACATATCTGACCGAGCGGATTTGTAAGGAGGCTCCACTGCCAGGGGAGGAGATAGACAGGATGCTGAGCAAGAGGGGGTCGCCCACACACCTCAGAAAGTGCTCCAAAGTGTTGGAGCGGACCCGCAGttggaaggaggagaaggagcggaATGTACCGTCAGAGGGAGAATTTGGAGATGGGCGCACCTGTAGCGTGGACACAGAGGATATTGGGTACTCTGAGGCAGAGGAAAGGGCCCTTGAGGCGGAGGGCGGCCAAggtaaccctggacagacagacagctctaaacctggacagacagacagctctaaacctggacagacagacacctcTAAACCTGGCCAGACAGATAGCATTGGGTCATCCGGAGAGGCCAAGCAGAGGGACAATGACAACGTCTCACCTAAAGGGAAAGTTGAGTCATGGGTGAGGGTCAAAAGACCCTCCATCTCAGT GGGCAGAAAGGAGTTGGATGACGCCAACAAGATCAATGCTCTCTCAAAGAAGTACAGTGCAGTGGGCGATCTGAAGAGCCGCTGGCAGAACTGGTCCTCGACGCATACCGTCAACCAGAAGCTCAACCCCTTTAGTGATGACTTTGACTATGAATACTCGATGTCCTTACGCCTCCGCAAGGGCGAGGAGGGTTACGGACGTCCCAAGGAAGGCACGAAAACGGCCGAACGGGCCAGGCGAGCCGAGCAACACATCCACGGTGAGATATCCGACATGTGCTATGTGATCAGGACTATGAATGACCCAGATCCGGACGGGAAGACCCGAGTCACTTTCAGAGAACTGTTTGATAGATACGTACGCATCTCTGACAAGGTGGTGGGGATTCTTCTGAGAGCCAGGAAGCATGGGAAGGTGGTGTTCAAGGGTGAGATGCTGTGGCAAGGGCAGGATGATGATGTTATCATCACCCTGTTGGTGTGA